A region from the Rhizoctonia solani chromosome 13, complete sequence genome encodes:
- a CDS encoding AAA family ATPase yields the protein MASASSLSKWQHGAQAAAEALDTIEIDPQIAQSYGFKDGATVEIGLVHNLPMATNVETEPLSADDWEILETHADYVEQNLLGQVRAVAVGQEISVWALGRSRIQFRVVSIKPEGQAVLLGPDTEVAIAPKLRPPPKPSSAQSKKPSQNESADLPANQDSPIKATDLAPLPLRVFPARLLASPIHTGGYFWCIASLRTLFRRKNPDSEYEVHLSNDDFQRLNSQNDKTPCTHAWLVRARPPRLVREFDKRGKPVEKSAPAPVLLKQNKQKDQQVGEKKPVPGVLVRVKANEEIIAGHTVVIGLESKVEEWDTVLLSPSDEPEQSSRSSSPKQVAPPDVHPAEDEKNELAGVDTILTDCHNFFVRTFMQNEAFGRAGGPHLPGLLLHGAPGSGRTSVARAVTKKLESDPSIHACIVYVDLAQMADQHTSLLRDKFKIWRAVAAWRQPSVLVLDNLDKVVSAEVEHADSSRARHLAEQFLDVFAESPAPGVALLATCQGPAALHPLLTTSHVFSHKVQLRAPDKAARRDIISRIVNRRLATSDLSSDPAKPLNFVALATDTEGYSATDLQDLVGRAVHAAAVRTAADNASGAPVLLPSDFAKAQEDFVPLTLRGVKLHKSEVSWSDIGGLHETRRVLRETLEWPTKYGAIFAKCPLRLRSGLLLYGYPGCGKTLLASAVAKECGLNFISVKGPELLNKYIGQSEQFEIYSTVRAQPSLACSSWTSLIQSLQRGESIRFFTATTPNLALGCYRGHDSTGVTDRVVNQMLTQMDGAEGLDGVYVLAATSRPDLIDPALLRPGRLDKSLLCHMPTVDERQEILEAVSRKIALAPGLDLKEVARRTEGFSGADLQALVYNAQLEVVHEELAAKTQELTESLSSERNEDRVKVEVVGGAVMTRAETAALERRVATMIATRAPKSARKKVGVSGEKVRHQITLGHLERSLENHRPSVSPEERWRLQMIYDAFQSDRTGEHKVPPGLSGVGERATLG from the exons ATGGCATCAGCTTCTTCCCTGTCCAAGTGGCAGCATGGGGCACAGGCTGCAGCCGAGGCACTCGATACGATCGAGATTGACCCACAGATCGCTCAGAGCTATGGGTTCAAGGACGGAGCAACA GTCGAGATAGGTCTTGTACACAACTTGCCGATGGCTACCAACGTAGAGACCGAACCGTTATCAGCCGACGACTGGGAGATATTG GAAACTCATGCAGATTACGTGGAACAAAATCTGCTAGGGCAAGTCCGCGCAGTGGCAGTTGGCCAAGAAATTAGTGTCTGGGCGCTAGGCCGTTCAAGAATCCAATTTCGAGTTG TGTCGATAAAGCCCGAGGGCCAAGCTGTACTCTTGGGACCAGATACCGAAGTGGCTATTGCTCCTAAATTGAGACCACCCCCTAAACCCTCGAGCGCGCAAAGCAAGAAACCTTCCCAGAACGAGTCTGCAGATCTCCCGGCCAATCAAGATTCGCCTATCAAAGCTACCGACTTGGCACCATTGCCTTTGCGAGTATTCCCCGCCCGGTTACTAGCATCGCCAATCCATACAGGTGGGTATTTTTGGTGTATTGCATCTCTGCGGACCTTGTTCAGGAGGAAAAATCCAGACTCCGAGTACGAAGTTCACCTGTCCAATGACGACTTTCAACGATTGAATTCCCAAAATGACAAGACGCCATGCACTCATGCGTGGCTCGTTCGTGCTCGACCTCCTCGCTTAGTAAGGGAATTCGATAAACGCGGGAAGCCAGTGGAGAAATCAGCACCAGCCCCTGTGTTACTAAAGCAAAACAAGCAAAAGGATCAGCAAGTTGGAGAGAAGAAGCCAGTTCCTGGTGTGCTGGTGCGGGTCAAGGCGAACGAGGAAATTATTGCTGGACATACTGTCGTGATTGGTTTGGAGAGTAAGGTGGAAGAGTGGGACACTGTCCT ACTTTCCCCTTCGGACGAACCGGAACAGTCTAGTCGATCGAGTAGCCCAAAGCAAGTAGCACCTCCCGACGTTCATCCCGCCGAGGACGAGAAAAATGAACTTGCGGGCGTAGACACGATACTTACCGATTGCCACAACTTTTTCGTGCGCACGTTCATGCAGAACGAGGCATTCGGAAGAGCGGGTGGTCCTCACC TGCCTGGATTATTACTTCACGGCGCCCCCGGTTCCGGGAGGACATCTGTAGCTCGAGCAGTTACCAAGAAACTCGAATCTGATCCGAGCATACATGCAT GTATTGTCTATGTTGACTTGGCGCAAATGGCAGACCAGCATACGTCTCTCCTACGAGACAAATTTAAAATATGGCGGGCAGTTGCGGCGTGGAGACAGCCCTCGGTGCTTGTACTCGACAACCTGGACAAGGTGGTATCAGCCGAGGTGGAG CACGCTGATTCGTCTCGAGCACGACACCTTGCAGAGCAATTTTTAGACGTTTTCGCTGAATCACCGGCTCCGGGAGTAGCCTTGCTCGCGACTTGCCAAGGTCCAGCTGCGCTACATCCACTCTTAACAACCTCGCACGTGTTTTCGCACAAAGTCCAGTTGCGTGCGCCGGACAAGGCCGCGAGAAGAGAT ATCATTTCTCGTATCGTGAACAGACGACTCGCCACTTCGGATCTTTCCTCTGATCCTGCGAAACCGCTCAATTTTGTGGCACTCGCCACGGATACCGAAGGATACTCGGCCACAGATTTGCAAGATTTGGTGGGTCGAGCTGTTCATGCTGCTGCCGTAAGAACTGCAGCCGACAACGCGAGTGGCGCT CCTGTGCTTCTCCCGTCCGACTTTGCCAAGGCACAAGAAGATTTTGTCCCGCTTACATTGCGCGGAGTAAAACTTCATAAATCAGAAGTGTCGTGGTCTGATATTGGCG GATTACACGAGACTCGGCGTGTGCTCCGAGAAACACTCGAGTGGCCGACTAAATACGGTGCAATCTTTGCCAAGTGTCCGTTGAGACTTCGGTCCGG GTTGTTGCTGTACGGGTACCCTGGATGTGGAAAGACGCTCCTCGCGTCGGCTGTAGCCAAGGAATGCGGATTGAATTTTATTAGCGTCAAGGGCCCTGAATTATTGAACAAGTACATTGGACAGAGTGAACA GTTCGAGATATATTCGACCGTGCGAGCGCAGCCAAGCCTTGCGTGCTCTTCCTGGACGAGTTTGATTCAATCGCTCCAAAGAGGCGAGTCTATCCGGTTCTTCACCGCCACCACACCTAATCTAGCCTTGGGCTGCTACAGAGGACATGACAGCACAGGTGTCACAGACCGGGTGGTAAACCAGATGCTGACACAAATGGACGGCGCAGAGGGTTTGGATGGGGTATATGTATTAGCGGCCACAAG TCGTCCAGATTTGATTGACCCTGCGTTGTTGCGGCCTGGACGGTTGGACAAGTCGTTGTTGTGTCATATGCCGACTGTGGACGAGAGACAAGAG ATCTTGGAAGCCGTGTCCAGGAAAATTGCGTTGGCTCCTGGTTTGGATTTGAAAGAGGTTGCGCGCCGGACCGAAGGGTTTTCGGGAGCCGACTTGCAAGCGCTGGTATACAATGCACAGCTTGAAGTGGTGCATGAAGAGCTGGCTGCCAAGACCCAGGAACTGACGGAAAGTCTATCAAGCGAGCGAAATGAGGACAGGGTCAAGGTGGAAGTTGTGGGCGGGGCAGTCATGACGCGTGCGGAAACTGCAGCCCTGGAACGACGA GTGGCGACGATGATCGCTACGCGTGCCCCCAAATCAGCGCGTAAAAAGGTCGGAGTAAGCGGCGAGAAAGTTAGG CATCAGATCACCCTGGGTCATTTGGAACGTTCGTTGGAGAACCACCGTCCCTCGGTGTCGCCGGAAGAACGATGGCGACTGCAGATGAT ATACGACGCGTTCCAATCGGATCGGACCGGGGAACACAAGGTACCTCCTGGCTTGAGCGGTGTAGGGGAACGGGCGACGTTGGGATAG
- a CDS encoding FAD-binding domain protein yields the protein MRTPFRIALLSSTLGASTVLGLISNYTETCETIANSISKDAGVYYWGHHLYHKGNGHWASSSSQDSACVVEPANAEDVSTILRIVANDSAPFGIRSGGHATNAGFSSTPGVQIALFKLSEVTYHQAPAAADGSVGTVDFGSGLVWDDVYAALQPHGVNVVGGRVTGVGVGGFTLGGGYSWLSNQYGLTIDTVTAFELVLPNSTITTVTETQNPDLFFGLKGGFNNFGIVTKFTLRAFPQGQVWGGLSTFTSDQLDKVIQASTEFAQQVKDPKAAIIPTFNFLLEQPGVSLLMFYDGPTPPSGIFERFQSIPHFTSDVKTRSFTSLVQASPANTTYGLRAAFNTVSLKNYSQPIIEQVLNQSKCWGKEASLKFKTDLFISYDVEPFLPTMNARSKGGAYPHDDFLMPLNLYFGWVSHLDDKWFHDAIEESTRVIREQAIAEGQDIAGDKQIKYGNYASANEDLSSIYGANLPRLRDLKKKYDPNNVMNLAGGYRF from the exons ATGAGAACACCTTTCCGCATTGCCCTCCTTTCCTCTACCTTAGGAGCCTCCACCGTTCTTGGTTTAATTTCGAACTACACGGAGACGTGTGAGACCATTGCCAACTCCATCTCGAAGGACGCCGGAGTTTATTACTGGG GGCATCACCTTTATCACAAGGGGAATGGTCATTGGGCCTCATCTAGTAGCCAAGACTCAGCGTGTGTAGTTGAGCCTGCGAACGCTGAAGATGTGTCTACCATC CTCAGGATAGTTGCGAATGACTCTGCTCCTTTTGGGATTCGATCGGGGGGCCATGCCACAAACGCGGGCTTCTCATCGACCCCAGGTGTTCAGATCGCACTTTTCAAACTCAGCGAAGTCACCTACCACCAGGCGCCGGCTGCAGCCGATGGTTCAGTGGGGACTGTTGATTTTGGATCTGGACTG GTCTGGGATGATGTATATGCTGCTCTTCAGCCTCATGGAGTCAATGTCGTTGGCGGCAGAGTAACTGGAGTTGGTGTAGGAGGATTCACTCTGGGAGGAGGGTATAGTTGGCTCAGTAACCAATACGG CTTGACTATAGATACCGTAACTGCTTTCGAACTTGTTCTGCCGAACAGTACTATCACAACAGTAACCGAAACACAGAACCCAGACCTATTCTTCGGCCTAAAG GGCGGATTTAATAACTTTGGCATTGTCACAAAATTCACTTTACGCGCATTCCCCCAAGGCCAAGTTTGGGGCGGACTCAGCACGTTCACATCCGATCAGCTTGACAAAGTTATTCAAGCGTCGACCGAGTTCGCTCAGCAAGTTAAAGATCCCAAGGCTGCGATAATCCCAACCTTTAACTTCCTATTGGAGCAG CCCGGTGTTTCATTGCTTATGTTCTACGATGGTCCGACGCCCCCCTCAGGAATCTTCGAAAGGTTCCAGTCCATACCCCATTTCACTTCAGACGTGAAGACTCGGTCGTTCACTAGCTTGGTACAAGCGAGCCCCGCAAATACAACATATGGTCTCCGAGCAGCGTTCAATACTGTATCGCTAAAGAACTATTCGCAGCCTATCATAGAACAGGTCCTGAACCAGAGCAAG TGCTGGGGAAAAGAAGCTAGCCTCAAATTCAAGACCGACCTGTTCATTTCCTACGATGTCGAGCCGTTCTTGCCAACAATGAACGCGCGAAGCAAGGGCGGGGCTTACCCACACGATGACTTCCTTATGCCTCTCAATCTATACTTTGGATGGGTGTCCCATCTAGATGACAAGTGGTTTCATGATGCGATTGAAGAAAGCACCAGAGTCATCCGAGAGCAGGCCATTGCTGAAGGCCAGGACATCGCAGGAGACAAGCAAATCAAGTACGGCAATTACGCATCAGCGAATGAGGACCTCAGTTC TATCTATGGTGCCAATCTACCCCGCTTGAGGGATCTCAAGAAGAAATACGATCCTAATAATGTTATGAACCTTGCAGGGGGCTACCGCTTCTAA
- a CDS encoding short chain dehydrogenase produces the protein MGLCDTFKSVSDSHTCVALTLSAIGTAALVGFGLSFVQFVLQTFVLSGHSLKKYGAKNGAWAVVTGATDGIGREFASQLAKAGFNILIASRTQEKLDAFASELQSKYSVSTKTYAIDFARRDTEAYAGLATIFEGLDVGVLVNNVGKSHDIPADFHEIPLIDHEDIVEINVNATIKVTRLIVPGMITRRRGLILNLGSFAGAVPSPMLATYSGSKAFLSTWSRALAAELAPRGVDVQLVNTYFVVSSMSKIRRATSMIPLPSTYVRSVLSKIGLQGDFTTPYWAHGVLAYAMNFAPSAWLIKYTLNLHKDIRRRALKKREREAAAAKKE, from the exons ATGGGTCTCTGCGACACATTCAAGTCAGTTTCAGATAGCCACACCTGTGTAGCCCTAACCTTGTCGGCCATTGGTACCGCCGCACTTGTTGGGTTCGGACTAAGCTTCGTTCAGTTCGTGCTTCAGACATTCGTTCTTTCCGGACATAGC CTCAAAAAATATGGAGCAAAAAACGGTGCTTGGGCCG TCGTAACCGGCGCAACCGATGGTATTGGTCGTGAATTTGCTAGCCAACTCGCCAAGGCTGGGTTCAACATCTTGATTGCCTCGCGCACCCAGGAAAAGCTCGATGCGTTTGCTTCGGAACTCC AATCAAAGTATTCCGTTTCCACCAAGACCTACGCAATCGATTTTGCTCGTCGTGATACCGAGGCCTACGCTGGACTGGCCACAATATTTGAAGGTCTGGACGTGGGGGTGCTCG TAAATAACGTTGGCAAGTCGCACGACATTCCGGCAGATTTCCATGAAATTCCTCTCATTGACCATGAAGACATTGTCGAGATTAACGTAAATGCGACCATTAAAGTCACCCGATTGATTGTCCCGGGCATGATTACTCG TCGACGTGGGCTTATTCTCAATCTCGGATCTTTTGCCGGTGCTGTTCCCTCCCCTATGTTAGCCACATATTCTGGCTCGAAAGCCTTCCTCTCTACTTGGTCTCGGGCTCTTGCGGCCGAGCTTGCCCCCCGTGGCGTCGATGTGCAACTTGTGAATACATACTTTGTG GTCTCCAGCATGTCTAAAATCCGCCGCGCCACCTCTATGATCCCCCTCCCATCCACATACGTCCGGTCCGTACTTTCGAAAATTGGACTACAGGGGGATTTCACTACGCCATACTGGGCTCACGGAGTCTTGGCTTACGCCATGAATTTTGCTCCCTCGGCTTGGTTAATCAAGTACACACTTA ACCTGCACAAGGATATTCGGCGTCGCGCATTGAAAAAGCGGGAGCGAGAGGCCGCGGCTGCCAAAAAGGAGTAG
- a CDS encoding cell polarity protein produces MATARRAPSPSASTTYSGFSGYRDSQRQPANGMRPTPPLPGAADSRAIAKTHFEELKKSLQDHMLRGKAPELAGQRTREADAADPTAVPGAVDRCGAETPFLPVRDDFHPKRNQARQKLATLPAIRFKDLSSDVFYELGRRYPEFKEPEQLPEVPDTPASEYDPPTPELVGGRGPNRQSSRDQGFSTGAGSGSDRRRPSQDDFGVRRRPSQDETRRRPSADQIPYRRPSQDSQLGRRPSQDKPSGMASSSYVTPTKSTIAEEDIEVPYGRDEGTDDEEYDDDEGTKRPLSEDDRNGHSKKPSQGGLNALGFNLLSAPMSPTSDDGAPVNGLNGRTNSDYYEKMSFGRASVTSSQGAGAAGELKRGEIEDLRRDYEFKIATMQSKLASYEDKGRSDAERIRSLEGELRDSRRVASEREAEARKLRERCDQLEEDLQDAQDGQGNTGSSGGEVTEQLRREMQALLDDLRAMAASREDLAAERNADSQTIRELSSQVQEYKRKYEAAKTELRGLKATSQLYVQQPVDLNKQDQLPISERGAIVDVHITQFQSAIDTMLMAGRSNTPSTTLTAMKAVVTSVSAIADDVESYVRHQRVPSEHENATQLVERLHATLGNLVAAARTHAMSFGTSPVSLLDAAASHVSTTVTALVREVLVRRDDGKRSSTTNNWTHLENELKRPLSDRSSSVGSPHNPAIFDTPLQTASTNGGASDAEGGDDAWEELKPYLEAQSESIAFSIQALLSAIRNGAQGPEINENLAQIISIVSSIIAVSKESLPRASVRQGTEIVSQLSEQCDRLSELQGRVELTKQDRQAMAANAFGVAKAMKELMKL; encoded by the exons ATGGCCACTGCCCGCCGCGCACCGTCGCCCTCTGCGTCGACGACATACTCTGGCTTCAGCGGCTACCGCGACTCTCAGCGCCAACCCGCCAATGGCATGCGACCCACTCCCCCGCTGCCTGGTGCAGCCGACTCGCGGGCGATTGCCAAGACACATTTTGAGGAGCTGAAGAAGTCCCTCCAGGATCACATGTTGCGAGGCAA AGCCCCAGAACTCGCGGGCCAACGCACGAGAGAAGCTGACGCGGCTGACCCGACAGCAGTTCCAGGAGCTGTCGACAGAT GCGGCGCGGAAACACCTTTTCTGCCTGTTCGGGATGACTTCCACCCAAAGCGGAACCAGGCACGCCAGAAACTGGCCACTCTCCCCGCCATCCGCTTCAAAGACCTCTCTTCCGACGTCTTTTACGAACTCGGTCGGCGCTATCCCGAGTTCAAGGAGCCCGAACAGCTGCCTGAAGTCCCCGACACCCCTGCATCCGAGTATGACCCTCCCACACCGGAGCTAGTTGGCGGCCGAGGGCCCAACAGGCAGAGCTCACGCGACCAGGGATTTTCCACCGGAGCAGGCAGTGGTTCCGATAGGCGGAGGCCCTCCCAGGATGATTTCGGTGTCCGTCGCCGTCCCTCTCAAGACGAAACCCGCAGGCGCCCCTCTGCAGACCAGATCCCGTACCGCAGACCGTCCCAGGACAGCCAGCTCGGACGACGCCCGTCTCAGGACAAGCCCTCGGGCATGGCCTCTTCCTCCTACGTCACCCCAACCAAAAGCACCATCGCCGAGGAGGACATAGAGGTTCCGTACGGTCGCGACGAAGGCACCGACGACGAAGAatacgacgacgacgagggCACAAAGCGACCCCTAAGCGAAGACGACAGAAACGGCCACTCCAAAAAGCCATCCCAAGGAGGCCTCAATGCGCTCGGCTTCAACCTGCTTTCAGCACCAATGAGCCCAACGAGCGATGATGGGGCCCCGGTCAACGGCCTCAATGGACGAACGAATTCGGACTATTACGAGAAAATGTCGTTTGGGCGTGCGAGTGTGACGTCTAGCCAGGGAGCTGGGGCAGCTGGGGAACTAAAGCGTGGTGAAATCGAGGACCTCCGACGCGACTACGAATTCAAGATTGCGACCATGCAGAGCAAGTTGGCTTCCTACGAAGACAAGGGTCGTTCCGATGCTGAGCGCATTAGGTCTTTGGAAGGCGAGCTGCGAGACTCTCGTCGTGTGGCCTCGGAACGCGAGGCCGAGGCTAGGAAGCTACGGGAGCGTTGCGACCAATTGGAGGAAGATCTTCAAGACGCGCAGGATGGCCAAGGAAACACTGGCAGTTCG GGCGGAGAAGTAACAGAGCAGCTCCGTCGTGAAATGCAAGCTCTGCTCGACGACTTGCGCGCAATGGCCGCCAGTCGTGAGGACTTGGCTGCGGAACGAAACGCCGACAGCCAAACAATACGTGAGTTGTCTTCCCAGGTTCAGGAGTACAAGCGCAAGTACGAGGCTGCCAAGACTGAACTCCGAGGTCTCAAGG CCACATCTCAGCTCTATGTTCAACAGCCAGTTGATCTCAATAAGCAGGACCAATTGCCTATTTCTGAACGAGGCGCTATTGTCGATGTGCACATTACCCAATTCCAGAGTGCGATTGATACCATGCTTATGGCTGGCCG GTCCAACACTCCTTCGACAACCCTAACAGCTATGAAGGCCGTCGTCACCTCGGTTAGTGCGATAGCAGATGACGTCGAGTCATACGTGCGCCACCAACGAGTCCCAAGTGAACACGAGAATGCAACCCAGCTCGTCGAACGCCTACACGCAACGCTCGGCAACCTCGTCGCTGCCGCACGCACACATGCCATGAGCTTCGGGACATCACCCGTAAGCCTGCTCGACGCCGCTGCGAGCCATGTTTCAACTACCGTCACTGCGCTCGTGCGTGAGGTTCTAGTCAGACGAGACGATGGAAAGAGGAGCAGCACGACCAACAATTGGACGCATTTGGAGAACGAGCTGAAGCGTCCCTTGTCGGATCGCTCGAGCTCGGTTGGGAGCCCGCATAACCCTGCTATTTTCGATACCCCGTTGCAGACGGCTTCGACGAATGGGGGGGCGAGTGACGCCGAGGGCGGGGACGATGCGTGGGAGGAGCTCAAG CCATATCTCGAAGCTCAGTCCGAATCCATCGCATTCTCAATCCAAGCTCTTCTCTCTGCAATCCGAAATGGTGCCCAAGGTCCAGAAATCAACGAAAACCTCGCGCAAATCATCTCCATCGTCTCGAGCATCATCGCCGTAAGCAAAGAAAGCCTCCCGCGCGCTTCGGTCCGACAGGGCACCGAAATCGTCTCTCAACTCTCCGAACAATGCGACCGACTGAGCGAACTCCAGGGTCGGGTCGAGCTCACCAAACAGGACCGTCAAGCGATGGCCGCGAACGCGTTTGGAGTTGCGAAAGCGATGAAGGAGCTCATGAAGCTATag
- a CDS encoding Fungal specific transcription factor domain, whose protein sequence is MPEAQAVISDATGVSLSVKDVVRVVMLDRIKEIESKIREIELRRERSVMSSQRPSPCTSNESPNADISTLESGSQSPSPPSAPDRFPHTASKSPSQPMLNTPWFDSGVLSYKGSLNLNLPVEVSNIFLNMFMQRRSISGFELHIDRVIRSFQPRRSDAPVPALLYTILLLGCHFIPDPELKFWESVLFERAKLEIDANITRAHANDSKEYNPLHHLQAMVMLGQWFYLKNRLLEGHVFIVRATRFAAALGLHELDSCIYGHYVARVMGSSKRKMGRWSPRDSVELGEAINLWWACFERDYGGSLINGLPPSISLKDIKTGWPVALADFEAVDSGLFNTNYSVASLLDIRYYHAIGDVSQDSSNCILAKCVTLVHCAGMLDTERISGSEVTDEWWARFEECDRAIDIFTTSVQRAYVNRDIQEVAIIALSHTAVDSATIQLHGPLADYKLQIGAQGDPRGIRPDNSLGGYSYTRCIEACRSIALITAYIENIDINHMQMFFGVSLSCAAQVLAKQIPRLRESGHTAQAQEMERQISIIAKSMEKLFAIYPVLGEQLDVRTLECLAVGSRCQYQNEMYQTRTEALQHKIKELEAQIQGLEHQNLDLSSLQRADGNPLYPSPGLSYRSSCSPVSQVPITPPVVTDSIEGAMSYSIRDLPSVSSILPSESQLSRDQPNSEGPEPSAEVVRHLLGVFAERRVQCCFELDLETVLRGLEPGSATPIVPALYYAMLLIACHFTQDPVLKIWETVFVQRVRWEIDNNITRSHRGRTHNYNSLHHLVSPAGGSCPHQPGNSVRNGTRLASAAFACLPGKF, encoded by the exons ATGCCGGAAGCGCAAGCTG TTATCAGCGATGCGACGGGGGTCAGCCTGAGTGTAAAAGATGTCGTGCGAGTGGTTATGCTT GATCGAATCAAGGAAATTGAATCCAAGATCAGAGAAATTGAACTACGACGAGAACGATCAGTTATGTCGTCCCAACGTCCAAGCCCCTGTACTTCCAACGAATCACCCAACGCCGACATATCAACACTGGAGTCGGGCTCCCAGTCCCCCTCTCCGCCCTCTGCTCCTGATAGGTTTCCGCACACGGCCTCGAAATCTCCATCACAGCCAATGTTAAATACGCCCTGGTTCGACTCGGGCGTGCTGTCGTACAAGGGGAGTTTGAACTTGAATTTGCCTGTGGAAGTGTCCAACATCTT CTTGAATATGTTCATGCAACGAAGGTCGATTAGTGGATTCGAGCTCCATATAGACAGAGTAATTAGGAGCTTTCAGCCCAGGCGGTCTGATGCCCCAGTGCCCGCTCTATTATATACAATATTACTGCTT GGGTGTCATTTTATCCCGGATCCCGAGTTGAAGTTCTGGGAGAGCGTGCTCTTTGAGCGCGCAAAACTAGAGATCGATGCAAACATTACACGAGCTCATGCAAATGACAGCAAGGAATATAATCCTTTACATCATTTACA GGCGATGGTCATGCTCGGACAGTGGTTTTACCTAAAAAACCGGTTACTCGAGGGCCATGTATTTATTGTTCGTGCCACTCGGTTCGCGGCCGCACTGGGTCTACATGAACTGGATTCTTGTATTTATGGCCACTATGTAGCCCGAGTTATGGGTTCATCTAAGAGGAAGATGGGACGATGGAGTCCACGGGACTCGGTGGAGCTTGGCGAAGCCATCAATCTATGGTG GGCCTGTTTTGAACGAGATTATGGGGGAAGCCTCATAAATGGACTACCTCCGTCTATATCACTAAAAGATATTAAAACGGGTTGGCCTGTTGCACTCGCCGATTTTGAAGCTGTGGAC TCTGGATTATTCAACACTAACTATTCAGTCGCGTCTTTACTAGATATAAGGTACTATCACGCCATTGGTGACGTCTCTCAAGATAGCTCGAATTGCATTCTGGCCAAGTGCGTCACATTAGTCCATTGCGCTGGTATGCTGGACACTGAGCGGATCTCAG GATCAGAGGTGACAGACGAATGGTGGGCACGATTCGAAGAGTGTGATCGCGCAATCGATATTTTCACAACATCGGTCCAAAGGGCATATGTTAATCGTGATATCCAGGAGGTCGCGATCATTGCATTGAGTCACA CCGCAGTTGATTCCGCCACCATTCAGCTCCATGGTCCTTTAGCTGATTATAAGTTACAAATAGGCGCTCAAGGTGATCCTCGAGGCATCCGGCCAGACAACTCCTTGGGAGGGTACAGTTACACCCGATGCATCGAAGCATGTCGAAGCATAGCGCTGATAACCGCATACATTGAGAACATCGACATTAACCATATGCAGATGTTTTTCGGCGTCTCATTGTCGTGTGCTGCACAGGTTTTAGCCAAACAAATCCCTAGATTACGCGAAAGCGGCCACACGGCACAGGCACAGGAGATGGAGCGACAGATCTCCATAATAGCCAAAAGTATGGAAAAGTTATTTGCTATCTATCCTGTACTCGGTGAGCAGCTTGATGTCCGAACACTT GAGTGTCTGGCCGTTGGCTCGAGGTGTCAATACCAGAATGAGATGTACCAAACACGGACCGAAGCACTTCAA CACAAAATCAAGGAGCTTGAAGCTCAAATACAGGGACTCGAACACCAAAACCTTGATTTATCTTCACTCCAGAGAGCAGATGGGAATCCTCTGTACCCATCTCCTGGATTATCTTATAGGTCGTCTTGCTCGCCAGTGTCTCAGGTTCCTATAACACCTCCAGTAGTTACTGACTCTATTGAGGGCGCCATGTCATACTCAATCCGTGATTTGCCTTCCGTGTCCTCTATTTTGCCATCAGAGTCACAGCTAAGTCGTGATCAACCAAATTCGGAAGGGCCGGAACCATCGGCTGAGGTCGTGAGGCACCT GCTAGGTGTTTTTGCTGAGCGACGTGTTCAATGTTGTTTTGAACTCGACCTGGAGACAGTGTTGCGTGGTCTAGAACCTGGATCTGCTACACCTATTGTACCTGCACTATACTACGCGATGCTCCTTATT GCCTGTCACTTTACCCAAGATCCTGTCTTAAAAATATGGGAGACCGTCTTTGTCCAGCGTGTCAGAtgggaaattgacaataATATCACGCGGTCCCACAGAGGTAGGACACACAACTACAACTCTTTGCACCATTTAGT GTCGCCTGCTGGAGGGTCATGTCCACACCAGCCAGGCAACTCGGTTCGCAATGGCACTCGGCTTGCATCGGCTGCATTCGCGTGTCTTCCGGGAAAGTTCTAG